Within Veillonellales bacterium, the genomic segment CTCGGGCATGGTGCAAAAAAGAGGCTGTCGGGGAGACGATTTTTAAACTGCAAAAATTGCTTATGCTGCTAATGGCTGATTTAGCCAGTATTAATAGTGAACCAGCATACATAACCGCCGAACATATTGTTGTTTTGGAGCAGACGATTGATCACTATGCTGCCGGATTGCCAGAGCTACGGGGGTTTGTTACACCGGGTGAGAATGCGGGTTCGGCAGCATTGGATTTAGCCCGTACCGTGACTCGCAGGGCAGAGCGCCGTGTATTGGAGCTGGCCCGTACGGAAAGAATAAATGAAAATTTATTGATTGTGTTAAACCGGTTATCTGATTTGTGCTTTGTACTGGCACGCGCCGAAGACCAATTGTAGCACAAATTTTCCCTGCCTTACATACATTATACCAAGTCTTGTATTGTAACAACGAGGGGGCAGACACGGTGAAATTATTAAGAATTTATTTGATGTCGGTACCAAAGCCATTGCGTAAAATGATACGTGTCTTTAGTAAAAAATGTTAAACTTGGTAATAATAATAACCGCCTGCAGGCGGTTATTATTATTTAAAGAATAAACTGAAAAGAAGGAAAATTTCTATTTAACAGAGAATGAACAATTTATAACAATGCACATTATGTGGTGCGAAGC encodes:
- a CDS encoding cob(I)yrinic acid a,c-diamide adenosyltransferase, yielding MKVYTKTGDKGTTGLLTGERIAKDSVRVDAYGTVDEINSALGLARAWCKKEAVGETIFKLQKLLMLLMADLASINSEPAYITAEHIVVLEQTIDHYAAGLPELRGFVTPGENAGSAALDLARTVTRRAERRVLELARTERINENLLIVLNRLSDLCFVLARAEDQL